One window of the Piliocolobus tephrosceles isolate RC106 chromosome 17, ASM277652v3, whole genome shotgun sequence genome contains the following:
- the LOC113225275 gene encoding histone H3.3-like, with protein sequence MARTKQTACKSTGGKAPRKQLATKAARKSAPSTGRVKKPHRYRPGTVALREIRRYQKSTELLIRKLPFQRLVREIAQDFKTDLRFQSAAIGALQEASEAYLVGLFEDTNLCAIHAKRVTIMPKDIQLARRIRGERA encoded by the coding sequence ATGGCTCGTACAAAGCAGACTGCCTGCAAATCGACCGGTGGTAAAGCACCCAGGAAGCAACTGGCTACAAAAGCCGCTCGCAAGAGTGCGCCCTCTACTGGAAGGGTGAAGAAACCTCATCGCTACAGGCCTGGTACTGTGGCGCTCCGTGAAATTAGACGTTATCAGAAGTCCACTGAACTTCTGATTCGCAAACTTCCCTTCCAGCGCCTGGTGCGAGAAATTGCTCAGGACTTTAAAACAGATCTGCGCTTCCAGAGCGCAGCTATCGGTGCTTTGCAGGAGGCAAGTGAGGCCTATCTGGTTGGCCTTTTTGAAGACACCAACCTGTGTGCTATCCATGCCAAACGTGTAACAATTATGCCAAAAGACATCCAGCTAGCACGCCGCATACGTGGAGAACGTGCTTAA